The following coding sequences lie in one Desulfobacterales bacterium genomic window:
- the rodA gene encoding rod shape-determining protein RodA yields the protein MFDRRLVQCFDWGLLAITVLIAVFGLVTLYSASASGSQSILKTLYAKQLIWYGIGVAVMVCCFVFNYKLLDPWANVIYLACVGLLVAVLLFGKYVAGSRRWLMLGPISVQPSELIKIAIIIVLARYYSKEVNTTGFTLRELVIPLLLAAVPFLLIVRQPDLGTGLMLILIVGSMTLFIKIEKRSLMYLAGTGLVFVPMVWFFLKGYQKQRILTFLNPDRDPLGAGYHIIQSKIAIGSGMIFGKGFLEGTQNVLSFLPEQHTDFIFSVLAEEWGLFGTVSLLFLFFLLLAKGLSIAYKCRNPFGSILAVGITVMIFWQVLINTGMVMGLMPVVGIPLPFVSYGGSSIITMMIGIGILMNISMRRFVMD from the coding sequence ATGTTTGATCGGCGGCTTGTACAATGTTTTGACTGGGGGCTTTTGGCCATTACGGTGCTGATTGCCGTTTTTGGCCTTGTAACTTTGTACAGCGCGTCGGCCTCCGGGTCACAGTCCATCCTCAAAACGCTGTATGCCAAGCAGCTGATTTGGTACGGAATCGGCGTTGCGGTGATGGTATGCTGCTTTGTTTTTAACTATAAATTACTTGACCCATGGGCAAACGTCATCTATCTGGCTTGTGTGGGGCTGCTGGTCGCCGTACTGCTGTTTGGTAAATACGTCGCAGGGTCCAGGCGCTGGTTGATGCTGGGACCGATATCCGTCCAGCCGTCGGAGCTGATCAAAATCGCCATCATCATCGTTCTGGCAAGATATTATTCAAAGGAAGTCAATACAACCGGATTCACGTTGCGTGAGCTTGTAATTCCCCTTTTACTGGCAGCTGTTCCTTTTCTGCTGATTGTCAGGCAGCCTGATCTGGGAACCGGCCTGATGTTGATTCTGATCGTCGGATCGATGACCCTGTTTATTAAAATCGAAAAACGGTCTCTGATGTATTTGGCCGGAACCGGCCTTGTCTTTGTTCCCATGGTATGGTTTTTCCTGAAGGGGTACCAGAAACAGCGGATTTTGACATTTCTGAATCCGGACCGGGATCCCTTAGGCGCCGGGTATCATATCATTCAATCCAAAATTGCTATCGGTTCCGGAATGATATTCGGGAAAGGCTTTTTGGAAGGAACCCAGAACGTTCTTTCGTTTCTGCCGGAGCAGCACACGGATTTTATTTTTTCAGTGCTGGCAGAAGAATGGGGGCTGTTTGGAACAGTATCCCTGCTGTTTTTATTCTTTTTGTTACTTGCCAAAGGATTGTCTATCGCTTACAAATGCCGGAACCCGTTCGGGTCGATACTTGCCGTGGGAATCACGGTGATGATTTTCTGGCAGGTGCTGATCAACACAGGAATGGTGATGGGCCTTATGCCTGTGGTGGGTATCCCGTTGCCGTTTGTCAGTTACGGCGGTTCATCGATCATCACAATGATGATCGGAATCGGCATTTTGATGAACATCAGCATGAGACGGTTTGTCATGGATTAG
- a CDS encoding F0F1 ATP synthase subunit epsilon, giving the protein MSEYMKLEIVTPEKAVVSEDVQIVMAPGNLGEFGALKGHTPFMAALKIGSLKYRNKQGELLCAFVSGGFVEVLPEKVTVLAESAELSCDIDPERARAALERAQKRMAGDETDIDFERARAAFQRATYRLMLIQ; this is encoded by the coding sequence ATGTCTGAATACATGAAATTAGAAATTGTTACCCCTGAAAAAGCTGTCGTCAGTGAAGATGTGCAAATTGTCATGGCGCCGGGAAATCTTGGAGAGTTTGGCGCACTTAAAGGGCATACACCTTTTATGGCAGCCCTGAAAATAGGCAGTCTGAAGTACAGGAATAAGCAGGGCGAACTGTTGTGCGCTTTTGTCAGTGGCGGATTTGTTGAAGTGCTGCCGGAGAAGGTAACTGTTTTGGCAGAATCAGCAGAGCTTAGTTGTGACATTGATCCTGAACGCGCTCGTGCTGCACTCGAACGTGCACAGAAGCGGATGGCAGGGGATGAAACCGACATCGATTTTGAAAGAGCACGCGCAGCATTTCAAAGAGCGACGTACCGTCTGATGCTCATTCAGTAG
- the atpF gene encoding F0F1 ATP synthase subunit B: protein MKISGSNRKRFVAMGLIAAGLFFFFTGLATGASGEEGHGAESTGQAVESTGHEAESGHAAESKGWLPTDTYKVMNFVVLAVGLFYLLRKPVSQALNGRIEGIREQLGNLETQKEAAEKTLAEYQKRMANLEQEAEQVIQDYIRQGNEAKSRIIQEAKVAAEKLQDQAQRNIEYEFRQASQSLKNEIVEKALVKAEEIIKKEISAKDQEKLVDEYLEKVA, encoded by the coding sequence ATGAAAATTTCAGGTTCTAACCGGAAACGTTTTGTTGCCATGGGCTTGATTGCAGCGGGGCTTTTCTTTTTTTTCACCGGCCTTGCCACGGGCGCTTCGGGAGAAGAAGGCCATGGCGCTGAATCAACAGGGCAAGCTGTGGAATCAACAGGGCATGAAGCTGAATCTGGACATGCAGCCGAGTCAAAAGGATGGCTTCCCACTGATACGTACAAAGTCATGAACTTTGTGGTATTGGCGGTCGGGTTGTTTTATCTTCTGCGGAAGCCCGTTTCTCAGGCGTTGAACGGGCGGATAGAAGGTATCAGGGAACAGTTGGGCAATCTGGAAACCCAAAAAGAGGCTGCGGAGAAAACACTGGCCGAATACCAGAAAAGGATGGCCAATCTGGAACAGGAAGCTGAACAGGTGATTCAGGATTATATCCGACAGGGCAATGAGGCTAAATCGCGGATTATCCAGGAAGCAAAAGTTGCCGCTGAGAAGCTTCAGGACCAGGCACAGCGTAATATCGAATATGAGTTCAGGCAGGCCAGTCAGAGTCTGAAAAATGAGATCGTGGAAAAGGCGCTGGTAAAAGCCGAAGAGATCATCAAAAAAGAAATCTCGGCTAAAGATCAGGAAAAACTTGTAGATGAATACTTAGAGAAGGTGGCATAA
- the atpD gene encoding F0F1 ATP synthase subunit beta, with product MGENIGKIIQITGPVVDVEFEQGQLPSILTALTITNPTIDDTPDNLIIEVAQHLGDNVVRTIAMDVTDGLVRGMQVKDTGMPIMMSVGQASLGRVANVVGRPVDGLGPISREKMMPIHRAAPKFTEQDTSVRVLETGVKVIDLLVPFPRGGKMGLFGGAGVGKTVIMMELVNNIAMQHGGISVFAGVGERTREGNDLYHEMKESGVLPKAALIYGQMTEPPGARARVALSALTCAEYFRDEEGQDVLIFIDNIYRFTQAGSEVSALLGRMPSAVGYQPTLAVDLGGLQERITSTDKGSITAVQCVYVPADDLTDPAPATTFAHLDGTVVLSRQIAELGIYPAVDPLDSTSRILDAAYIGEEHYHVAREVQQILQKYKELQDIIAILGIEELSDEDKVVVGRARKMQRFLSQPFHVAETFTGMPGAFVKIEDTVRGFKEICEGKYDELPEQAFYMVGGIEQAVEKAQKMG from the coding sequence ATGGGTGAAAATATAGGCAAAATTATACAGATAACGGGTCCTGTTGTGGATGTAGAATTTGAACAGGGTCAATTGCCGAGTATTTTAACGGCGCTGACAATAACCAACCCCACGATTGACGATACTCCGGATAACCTGATAATTGAAGTCGCTCAACATCTCGGAGACAATGTGGTTCGAACCATTGCAATGGATGTAACAGATGGTCTGGTCCGCGGCATGCAGGTCAAAGATACTGGCATGCCGATCATGATGTCGGTGGGCCAGGCCAGCCTCGGCAGAGTTGCAAATGTTGTAGGACGCCCGGTTGACGGTCTTGGGCCGATCAGTCGCGAAAAAATGATGCCGATCCATCGTGCGGCGCCCAAATTTACCGAGCAGGATACAAGTGTACGAGTCCTTGAAACCGGCGTCAAGGTTATTGACCTTCTGGTACCTTTCCCCCGTGGTGGTAAAATGGGGCTTTTTGGCGGTGCTGGCGTTGGTAAGACGGTTATCATGATGGAGCTGGTCAACAACATCGCCATGCAGCATGGTGGCATTTCCGTATTTGCCGGTGTCGGTGAAAGAACCCGTGAAGGAAATGACCTTTACCACGAAATGAAGGAATCCGGAGTTCTGCCAAAAGCTGCCCTGATCTATGGGCAGATGACCGAACCTCCCGGAGCAAGGGCACGGGTCGCATTGTCCGCATTGACGTGCGCAGAATATTTCAGAGATGAAGAAGGCCAGGATGTTCTGATCTTCATTGACAACATATACAGATTTACTCAGGCGGGGTCCGAGGTGTCTGCACTTCTGGGACGTATGCCTTCAGCGGTAGGTTATCAGCCGACCCTGGCTGTCGACCTTGGCGGGCTTCAGGAACGGATCACCTCGACCGATAAGGGGTCCATCACAGCGGTTCAATGCGTTTATGTCCCCGCTGATGACTTGACAGACCCAGCGCCTGCGACCACATTTGCCCATCTTGATGGAACCGTCGTTTTGTCCCGACAGATTGCTGAACTGGGAATTTATCCGGCGGTGGATCCGCTGGATTCAACCTCCCGAATTCTGGATGCGGCCTATATCGGTGAAGAACATTATCATGTGGCCAGGGAAGTTCAGCAGATACTGCAGAAGTATAAAGAGCTTCAGGATATTATTGCAATTCTTGGTATTGAAGAATTGTCCGATGAAGATAAGGTTGTTGTTGGTCGGGCACGCAAGATGCAGCGATTTCTCTCTCAGCCGTTTCATGTCGCTGAAACCTTTACCGGAATGCCGGGTGCTTTTGTAAAGATTGAGGACACCGTAAGGGGTTTTAAGGAAATATGTGAAGGTAAATATGATGAATTGCCTGAGCAGGCATTCTATATGGTCGGCGGCATTGAGCAGGCAGTAGAAAAAGCTCAGAAAATGGGCTAG
- the atpA gene encoding F0F1 ATP synthase subunit alpha, translated as MEIKAEEISQIIKGQIKDYDKKVELSETGVVLSVGDGIARVYGLEKVMALELVEFPGGILGMALNLEEDNVGIAIMGEDIHIKEGDIVKRTGRIAEVPVGEAVLGRVVSSTGEPIDGKGPIDAKEFRRVEMVAPGVIARKGVHEPCYTGLKAVDAMTPVGRGQRELIIGDRQIGKTAIAVDAILAQKNTDVFCIYVACGQKKSTVAQIVATLEKHGAMEYTTVVAACASDPATQQYVAPYAGTAMGEYFRDKGQHALIIYDDLSKQAVAYRQVSLLLRRPPGREAYPGDIFYNHSRLLERSAKLSDELGAGSLTSLPIIETQAGDVSAYIPTNVISITDGQIYLEPNLFFSGVRPAINVGLSVSRVGGSAQVKAMKQVAGNLRLDLAQYRELEAFAAFGSDLDASTQAQLTRGQRLVEILKQPQYQPLPLEKQVCMLYAGTRGFLDKFPVAVLAKYEAGLYSFIEGKYPQIFTELAEKKIISDDLDKLMTKALNEYEQTFKDTIK; from the coding sequence ATGGAAATAAAAGCCGAAGAAATAAGTCAGATTATCAAGGGGCAGATTAAAGATTACGACAAAAAAGTCGAACTCAGCGAAACAGGCGTTGTTTTGTCTGTTGGTGACGGAATTGCCCGCGTTTACGGTTTGGAAAAGGTAATGGCCCTGGAGCTGGTTGAATTTCCCGGCGGCATCCTAGGCATGGCATTGAATCTTGAAGAAGATAACGTGGGTATCGCTATTATGGGTGAAGACATCCATATTAAAGAAGGCGATATCGTGAAACGAACCGGGCGAATCGCTGAGGTTCCGGTTGGGGAAGCGGTTCTGGGTCGCGTTGTATCCTCAACGGGTGAGCCCATTGACGGAAAAGGCCCCATCGATGCCAAAGAATTCCGGCGGGTTGAAATGGTGGCTCCCGGTGTTATTGCCCGAAAAGGCGTTCATGAACCCTGCTATACCGGATTAAAGGCGGTAGACGCTATGACGCCTGTCGGTCGCGGGCAACGTGAGCTGATCATCGGTGACCGGCAGATCGGTAAGACAGCAATTGCGGTTGATGCCATTCTGGCGCAGAAGAATACGGATGTTTTTTGTATATATGTAGCCTGCGGGCAGAAAAAATCTACCGTTGCCCAGATTGTGGCTACTCTCGAAAAACATGGTGCAATGGAATATACGACCGTTGTTGCCGCGTGCGCCAGTGACCCTGCCACACAACAGTATGTTGCACCTTACGCTGGAACCGCCATGGGCGAATATTTCCGCGACAAGGGACAGCACGCCCTGATCATATACGATGACCTTTCAAAGCAGGCAGTCGCATACCGCCAGGTTTCCCTGCTTCTCAGACGGCCTCCGGGACGTGAAGCCTATCCGGGCGATATTTTTTATAATCACTCCCGACTGCTGGAACGTTCCGCCAAACTCAGTGACGAGCTGGGTGCAGGCTCTCTGACGTCGCTTCCGATTATTGAAACTCAGGCCGGTGATGTTTCCGCGTATATTCCTACGAACGTTATTTCGATTACCGATGGTCAGATTTATCTCGAACCCAACCTGTTTTTTTCCGGTGTACGACCTGCTATTAACGTCGGGTTGTCTGTATCCAGGGTGGGTGGTTCGGCACAGGTCAAGGCCATGAAACAAGTTGCCGGAAATCTGCGTCTCGATCTGGCACAATATAGAGAACTTGAAGCGTTCGCAGCGTTTGGAAGCGACTTGGATGCGTCCACTCAGGCACAGCTTACCCGTGGCCAGAGACTGGTCGAAATTCTGAAACAACCCCAGTATCAGCCGCTGCCGCTGGAAAAGCAGGTGTGCATGCTGTACGCGGGTACCAGAGGGTTTCTGGATAAATTTCCGGTAGCCGTACTGGCAAAATATGAAGCCGGCCTTTATAGCTTCATAGAAGGCAAGTATCCACAGATTTTTACTGAACTTGCAGAGAAAAAAATAATTTCGGATGATCTTGACAAATTAATGACCAAAGCCTTGAACGAATATGAGCAAACGTTTAAGGATACCATTAAATAA
- the zapB gene encoding cell division protein ZapB, whose product MESSQLLQQFEQIEYKVDYLLEACKAFETENSNLREKVTQLEIELQKKNENEAGFNGVKSQIRSRLDALMTKLEDIQKPT is encoded by the coding sequence TTGGAAAGCTCACAACTCTTGCAGCAGTTTGAACAGATTGAATATAAGGTGGATTACTTGTTGGAAGCCTGTAAAGCGTTTGAAACCGAAAACTCAAACCTCAGGGAGAAAGTAACCCAATTGGAAATAGAGCTGCAAAAGAAAAATGAGAACGAAGCCGGATTTAATGGGGTCAAATCTCAGATACGGTCCAGGCTTGACGCTTTGATGACCAAATTAGAGGACATACAAAAACCAACGTAG
- a CDS encoding ATPase: MISVNGSVWIQMANFLILIWVLNIVLYKPIRKMIRERQDKISGLKDGIETFDQQAKESETAYAEGLKAARGNGLKAKETLVQAAAEEEKKVLESINAKAQAQHAEVREKIAKEADAVRKSLEMEIDDFAEAIGQKILGRAVR, translated from the coding sequence ATGATAAGCGTTAATGGATCTGTATGGATTCAGATGGCTAACTTTTTGATCCTGATATGGGTACTGAATATAGTTTTATACAAACCGATCCGGAAGATGATACGCGAGCGGCAGGATAAAATTTCAGGCCTTAAGGATGGAATCGAAACTTTTGATCAGCAGGCGAAAGAATCCGAAACAGCCTATGCTGAGGGGCTGAAGGCGGCAAGGGGCAATGGATTAAAGGCGAAGGAGACATTGGTTCAAGCGGCGGCCGAGGAAGAAAAAAAAGTACTTGAAAGCATAAACGCCAAGGCTCAGGCTCAACATGCCGAAGTTCGTGAGAAAATCGCGAAAGAGGCTGACGCCGTTAGAAAGTCGCTTGAAATGGAAATTGATGACTTTGCAGAGGCGATAGGCCAAAAAATTCTGGGGAGGGCGGTTCGATGA
- the atpH gene encoding ATP synthase F1 subunit delta: MKNFAISRRYAKALLLIGKEEGKAEKYRAELDEISGLIFGEKQLAQVLTNPLYDSTGRKNVLKALLKKLKLSKTMASFLLLLFDKGRIGFLANINEFYNKLADELKGIAQASLVSATELSSETIEKIRAALSKKTRKEIILEVEQDPGLIGGIVTRMGDLVLDGSIKTQMLNLRESLKRGESV; the protein is encoded by the coding sequence ATGAAAAATTTTGCGATATCCAGGCGTTATGCCAAAGCACTTCTGCTGATCGGGAAAGAAGAAGGTAAAGCCGAAAAGTACAGAGCAGAGCTGGATGAGATTTCCGGTTTGATTTTTGGTGAAAAACAACTGGCTCAGGTTCTGACGAACCCCCTTTATGATTCTACCGGTCGGAAAAATGTGTTGAAGGCATTACTTAAAAAACTGAAGCTCTCTAAAACGATGGCATCTTTCCTCCTTTTGCTGTTTGATAAAGGGCGGATTGGCTTTTTGGCGAATATTAATGAGTTTTATAACAAATTGGCCGACGAGTTAAAAGGAATTGCCCAAGCCAGTCTGGTTTCGGCAACAGAACTTTCATCCGAAACCATTGAAAAGATTCGTGCGGCACTGTCTAAAAAGACACGTAAGGAAATTATTCTTGAGGTCGAACAGGATCCAGGCCTTATTGGGGGAATAGTGACGAGAATGGGTGATCTTGTTTTGGACGGGAGTATCAAAACACAGATGCTCAATTTGAGAGAATCTTTAAAAAGGGGTGAGAGTGTCTAA
- the atpG gene encoding ATP synthase F1 subunit gamma has product MATLKDVKNKISGVKKTKQITKAMNMVAASKLRGAQTMMESFRPYASKFSEVLGSLAEKAGDDVSPLLQPRENVKKINIVLCTSDRGLCGGFNSNLISIANKFNKNKREQNIDVSFSNFGKKGRDWCRSNKISIESEHLGIVGSKFGFTIAANVGRMLINGYLEEKYDEVYIIYSEFISMAKQMPVIKQLLPIPPLEKEESGEAEETSFLAEHICEPSVDELLGELLPRSIFVQIYSALLETSTSEHAARMTAMNNATKACDDMVDNLTLTYNKARQSAITAELMDIVGGAEALRG; this is encoded by the coding sequence ATGGCAACTTTAAAAGATGTCAAAAATAAAATCAGCGGAGTAAAGAAAACGAAGCAGATTACGAAAGCCATGAATATGGTGGCAGCTTCGAAGTTGCGCGGTGCCCAGACGATGATGGAAAGCTTCCGTCCGTATGCGTCCAAGTTTTCAGAGGTCTTGGGCAGTCTGGCTGAAAAGGCGGGTGATGATGTCAGTCCTTTGCTGCAGCCGCGTGAAAATGTAAAAAAGATCAATATTGTATTGTGTACGTCAGATAGAGGCCTGTGCGGTGGTTTTAATTCAAACCTTATTTCAATAGCCAATAAATTTAATAAAAATAAGCGTGAACAAAATATCGACGTATCATTTTCCAACTTTGGTAAAAAAGGACGCGACTGGTGCCGGAGCAATAAAATTTCTATTGAAAGTGAGCACCTGGGTATCGTGGGGAGCAAATTCGGCTTCACCATCGCTGCCAATGTCGGTCGAATGTTGATAAACGGATATCTTGAAGAAAAATATGATGAAGTTTACATCATATACTCTGAATTTATTTCTATGGCGAAACAGATGCCGGTTATCAAACAGCTTCTTCCCATACCCCCGCTGGAAAAAGAGGAATCCGGAGAAGCTGAGGAAACTTCCTTTTTGGCTGAGCATATCTGTGAGCCGTCAGTTGATGAGCTGTTAGGGGAATTGCTGCCTCGAAGTATTTTCGTTCAGATTTACAGCGCCCTGTTGGAAACATCGACGAGTGAGCATGCAGCCCGGATGACGGCAATGAATAATGCAACCAAAGCATGTGATGATATGGTTGATAATTTGACTCTGACTTATAATAAGGCTCGGCAGTCAGCCATTACCGCAGAATTGATGGATATTGTCGGTGGGGCTGAGGCTTTGAGAGGCTAG
- the mrdA gene encoding penicillin-binding protein 2: MNNYFKSADSNWFRQRLTGVLLFIVAAFAVLLVRLFYLQVIRGDEYRRLSESNCIRLQYISPQRGLIFDRNGELLVDNRPSFDLSIILKDARPLTQTLEKLSGYINVPVEQFAETITRNKSVPSYKPILLQADVGRDIMAAVQVHQYDLPGVEITVTPCRHYIYEQSAAHLIGYLGEINGEELRSGKFPETRGGDYIGRYGVEKIYESYLHGTGGGRQVEVNVRGQVVNVLKTVDAGQGHEVYLTIDSALQRKAETLLAGRAGAVVAMDPDTGEILAMASSPSFDQNEFVGGISKDQWRSLLSNPDKPLQNKTIQAVYPPASTYKIITAIAGLEEGIIDEHTEFTCYGSYKFGDRRFRCWRKQGHGALAVEEALSQSCDVFFYQLGQRLGVDKLAEYANRCGLGVKTGLHLENEESGLIPTSKWKKRKTGISWQAGETLSVAIGQGYNLVTPMQMAVFMAAVANGGNRPEPILVRRICSVNGDVLLENKPRIVDRLPFSKTTLDLVKKGLWQVVNGKTGTAKIAHLKDIEISGKTGTAQVFSHKSKDDRDDDLSDHLKPHAWFVAYAPSDHPRIAVSVIIEHGEHGASAAGPVARDLIQFYMGEQSAVSGQAS, encoded by the coding sequence TTGAATAACTATTTTAAATCTGCTGACAGCAACTGGTTCCGCCAACGGTTAACCGGCGTTCTGCTTTTTATCGTCGCAGCATTTGCTGTGCTTCTGGTCCGCCTGTTTTATCTTCAAGTCATCAGGGGGGACGAATACAGGCGCCTGTCTGAAAGCAACTGCATCCGCCTTCAATATATCAGCCCGCAGAGGGGACTGATCTTTGACCGAAATGGCGAACTGCTGGTGGATAACCGCCCTTCGTTTGATCTGAGCATTATTTTGAAAGATGCCAGACCGCTCACTCAAACGCTTGAGAAACTGTCCGGGTATATCAATGTTCCCGTTGAACAGTTTGCCGAAACGATCACCCGGAATAAATCGGTTCCCTCCTATAAACCGATTCTGCTGCAAGCCGATGTCGGACGGGACATCATGGCGGCTGTTCAGGTTCATCAATATGACCTTCCCGGCGTTGAGATAACGGTGACCCCCTGCAGACATTATATTTATGAGCAAAGCGCCGCGCATCTGATCGGATATCTTGGCGAGATCAATGGTGAAGAACTCCGAAGCGGAAAATTTCCGGAAACCCGGGGCGGTGATTATATCGGCAGATACGGTGTTGAGAAAATTTATGAGTCGTATCTGCACGGAACGGGCGGTGGCCGGCAGGTCGAAGTGAATGTGAGGGGGCAGGTGGTCAATGTGCTGAAAACCGTCGATGCCGGGCAGGGTCACGAAGTATATCTGACGATCGATTCGGCACTTCAGCGGAAGGCGGAAACCTTGCTGGCGGGAAGGGCAGGCGCCGTTGTCGCGATGGATCCGGATACCGGAGAAATTTTGGCCATGGCGAGCAGCCCTTCATTTGATCAGAATGAATTTGTGGGCGGGATATCCAAAGATCAATGGCGTTCGCTGTTATCCAATCCTGATAAACCCCTGCAGAATAAAACCATTCAGGCCGTATATCCTCCGGCCTCTACGTATAAAATTATCACGGCGATTGCGGGCCTTGAAGAAGGGATTATTGATGAACACACCGAATTTACCTGCTATGGTTCCTATAAATTCGGAGATCGCCGTTTCAGGTGCTGGCGAAAACAGGGCCATGGGGCGTTAGCTGTTGAAGAAGCACTGTCTCAATCCTGTGACGTGTTTTTTTATCAGTTAGGACAGCGCCTGGGGGTCGATAAACTTGCCGAATACGCCAACAGGTGCGGTCTGGGAGTCAAAACCGGGCTCCATCTGGAAAATGAGGAAAGCGGACTGATTCCTACTTCAAAGTGGAAAAAACGAAAAACCGGTATTTCGTGGCAGGCAGGAGAAACGCTGTCTGTGGCCATTGGGCAGGGATATAATCTGGTGACGCCGATGCAGATGGCGGTGTTTATGGCAGCGGTTGCCAACGGGGGCAACCGGCCGGAGCCGATTTTGGTGAGGCGGATTTGTTCGGTGAACGGGGACGTACTCCTTGAAAACAAACCACGGATAGTTGATCGGCTGCCTTTCAGCAAAACGACTCTGGATCTGGTGAAAAAGGGGTTGTGGCAGGTTGTCAACGGGAAAACCGGGACCGCAAAGATCGCACATCTCAAGGACATTGAGATCAGCGGGAAAACCGGGACCGCTCAGGTGTTCAGCCATAAATCAAAGGACGATCGGGATGACGATTTGTCGGATCACTTAAAACCTCATGCCTGGTTTGTGGCGTATGCGCCGTCCGACCATCCGCGCATCGCCGTTTCGGTGATCATAGAACATGGCGAACACGGCGCAAGTGCCGCGGGCCCCGTTGCGAGGGATCTGATTCAGTTTTATATGGGGGAACAGTCGGCCGTCAGCGGTCAAGCCTCGTAA
- a CDS encoding cell division protein ZapA, with translation MEQLLTIEIFGQLYTFKTDSQDQTARAVADFLECEITRSEMQQSDLTKQTNKFAILLSAAMNIAYNHIELKKQYSDLTNDLSFRTTKLLKRLDHLP, from the coding sequence TTGGAACAACTTTTAACGATAGAGATTTTTGGACAGCTTTACACCTTTAAGACAGATTCCCAAGATCAAACAGCGCGAGCGGTTGCAGATTTTCTTGAGTGTGAAATAACCCGGAGTGAGATGCAACAGTCCGATTTAACAAAACAGACAAATAAATTTGCGATTTTGCTTTCTGCTGCTATGAATATAGCCTATAACCATATTGAATTGAAAAAACAATATTCAGATTTGACAAATGATTTGTCTTTCAGGACAACAAAACTGCTTAAACGGTTAGATCATTTGCCCTGA
- a CDS encoding sugar phosphate nucleotidyltransferase — MKNDTAVIILAAGLGTRMKSKTAKVLHEINHKPMVLYVIDTAKQIVGNTVILVIGYQADLVKTAVSSHADVMYAYQEHQLGTGHAVLTALPCVPDEIKDVIVLCGDVPLLSYETLSTLIRDHKEKKRDVSVLVVEREDPFGYGRIIFDEKGRFSAIVEEADTSELQKKINIVNTGIYCFSREFLIHALANINTENKQGEMYLTDLIEMGYSRQKKVGVMIASDPEEFIGVNSVEDLLAVVKIMNRRKGKIS, encoded by the coding sequence GTGAAGAATGATACAGCGGTTATCATACTGGCAGCGGGGTTGGGTACGCGAATGAAATCTAAAACGGCCAAGGTACTGCATGAAATCAACCATAAACCCATGGTGCTGTATGTCATTGATACCGCAAAACAGATAGTCGGCAATACTGTTATACTGGTGATCGGATATCAGGCTGATTTGGTTAAGACAGCGGTATCCTCCCATGCGGATGTGATGTATGCCTATCAGGAACATCAACTGGGCACCGGCCATGCAGTGTTAACCGCATTGCCCTGTGTCCCGGATGAGATAAAGGATGTCATCGTTTTATGCGGTGATGTACCTCTTTTGTCCTATGAAACGTTATCGACTTTGATTCGGGACCATAAAGAAAAAAAACGGGATGTATCTGTCCTTGTCGTTGAACGGGAAGATCCCTTCGGATATGGAAGAATCATATTTGACGAAAAAGGACGATTTTCTGCAATCGTTGAGGAAGCCGATACCTCGGAATTACAGAAAAAAATTAATATTGTGAACACGGGTATATATTGTTTTTCCAGAGAGTTCCTGATTCATGCGCTGGCAAATATAAATACGGAAAACAAACAGGGGGAGATGTACTTGACCGATCTGATCGAAATGGGATACAGTAGACAAAAAAAAGTCGGTGTCATGATAGCCTCTGATCCAGAGGAATTTATCGGAGTAAACAGCGTTGAGGATCTGTTGGCGGTCGTAAAGATTATGAATCGCCGAAAAGGTAAAATATCTTGA